From the genome of Tsukamurella pulmonis:
GGCATCACCGCCGGCGGCACGGTGCACCAGATCGCGCGGATCGTCCGGCCGGACGCGCGGGCGGTGTTCGTGCACCGCGAGCCCATCGCCTACGAGCTGGGACGGCAGCTCGTCGGCGACGATCCGCGCGCGGCCGTGCTGAAACTGAACCTGCTCGACGACGAGGCCGTGCTCGGGCACCCCACGACCCGCGGGCTGATCGACTTCGACCGGCCGGTGGGTCTGCTCGCCGTGGGCGGATTCGTCTTCATCGGCGACGAGCACGACCCCCGCGGCGTCCTGCGCCGCTACCGCGAGGCCCTGGCGCCCGGCAGCATGCTCGCGCTCTCGCACGTCGCCGACGACTCCGCGCACCCCGGCGTCGCGGCCGAGCTGCGCTGGGTGCGCCGGCGGTACGAGCACACCTCCTCGCCGCTGCACGTGCGCCCGCGGCAGGAGTTGCTGTCCTGGTTCGAGGGCACCGAGCTGCTCGAGCCGGGCCTGGTTCGGTACGGGCGATGGCGGCCCGAGTACCCGCTGACCGCCGCCCAACTACGCTGCGACTACGGCTACGTCGGCGTGGGCCGCGTGCTCTGAGCCGCCGCCCGCGTCACCTGGCCGCGATCGGGATGGTCGTCACGATCTGCTCCGACGGCGTGCTCGCGCCACCCGGCCGCTCGATCGAGATACCGAACGTGGTGGCCCCGTCGAGGCCGGGCACCGCCGCCGTCGTGGTCGGACGGACATCGGCCTGCGTCATCGTGCCGCGCGAGCGGGCGCCGCCGCCCGGATCCATCAGCCACATCTGGTAGACGGTGCCGTCCTGCGGCGGCGGGACGTCGTTCATCAGGACGACGCCCGCGTTGCGCTCGTGCGAGTAGACGAACGAGATCGTCGCATCGCCGATCCGGGCCTGTCCGGTGCGCGCGTCGGGCGCGGCGAGGACGATCTCGGTCTCCGACGGTGCCGGTCCGCCCCGCTCGGGGAAGACGGTGCGGCCCAGAACGACTCCCGCCACCACGGCGACCGCGACCACCGCAGCCGCAGCGGCC
Proteins encoded in this window:
- a CDS encoding SAM-dependent methyltransferase — its product is MTNTDPPVHPTPNSLDIDRPNGSRLYDYFLGGTSYLPADREEGELIAREAPHWALGARLTRTFARRAVQVMASAGIDQFLDLGSGITAGGTVHQIARIVRPDARAVFVHREPIAYELGRQLVGDDPRAAVLKLNLLDDEAVLGHPTTRGLIDFDRPVGLLAVGGFVFIGDEHDPRGVLRRYREALAPGSMLALSHVADDSAHPGVAAELRWVRRRYEHTSSPLHVRPRQELLSWFEGTELLEPGLVRYGRWRPEYPLTAAQLRCDYGYVGVGRVL
- a CDS encoding anti-sigma factor, producing the protein MSGDDVRDEDLLDDAEVYALHALDPDERAAVDAARTAAAPEVREDFDGRVAAVHETMAAQAARTAAEPPATVFDRILARIVDDPGVTPIRRRRGPSRRAFTVAAAAAVVAVAVVAGVVLGRTVFPERGGPAPSETEIVLAAPDARTGQARIGDATISFVYSHERNAGVVLMNDVPPPQDGTVYQMWLMDPGGGARSRGTMTQADVRPTTTAAVPGLDGATTFGISIERPGGASTPSEQIVTTIPIAAR